agtaatatctataaatatattctattaaaatttacagatacaacaagtattttaataattagtgTTCCATCTCATATTCCAAACACACccttttaaaacttaattaaacatatattatgttattataattattttttgatcaaaattgtttataaaattctatcttttaaaatcatagcCTTAAGAATTCATTCATTAATCATATCTACCACTTTGGAAAGAAAAAGGAATGGCATACAAAGCCTTCTTATGCCATTCCTCTCTCTTCCAACATTCATTTTTACATTAtgtcttataattaataaatttaatcaagTAAATTCAAGTTAACATGTCATTTTAATATATCAGAAAATTACTCAAATGTTAAAATCTTtatcaacatattattttcGTCTGATTTTACTAGTACATGATGTGccttaaaacaaaaacatattgaAAAACATATCTCTTGCAGAAACCAGCTAACATATTAGTAATGGGCGAAGGACCAGAGAGAGGAAGAGTCAAAATAGCAGATATGGGTTTTGCTCGACTTTTCAATGCTCCACTAAAGCCTTTAGCAGATCTAGACCCTGTTGTAGTTACCTTTTGGTATAGAGCTCCAGAACTCCTGCTCGGTGCTAGGCATTACACAAAAGCTATTGGTAAGTATATTGCActagttatttaaaaattaattatctatacagtattgtttgtttgtatgatTGCACGGAACACTTGCTGTTTAGTGGATTAGCAGACGGAAGAGTTAAATAAATAACCATTCATAAAATGTTCTTCATATTACTTTTGCttctgtatttaatattttgagtgACTATAATATTggtaaataacaattatatgaCAGTCTtgatcctttttttttaaatctgccAAAAAAGCCTTCAAATAGCTCTCCTTTCAATTGATGTTGTTATGTCAAATTGATACTTgcaatttatttactaaaattaaaataatttgtttatatgtTTCCCGTAGCTGTAGTGTTAAGCATTATGTATCACTCGGCGCAATTACACTGATCGTTGAACAATGTATTTGTTGaaagttagtaaataaaaattttgaatatttgtattcaaaattgcAGCAGTGGGCACAgtgtactaaaaaaaaataattaatttacagaCATTTGGGCTATAGGCTGTATATTTGCTGAACTCTTGACATCAGAACCAATTTTCCACTGCCGCCAAGAAGACATTAAAACTAGTAATCCCTACCATCATGATCAGCTAGACAGGATATTTAATGTAATGGGATTCCCACAAGAAAAAGATTGGGAAGATATTAGAAAAATGCCAGAACATGCCACCCTAGTTAAGGATTTCAAAAGATCAAAGTAAGTAGATTGATAATGCAATTGGTAGATACAATGCAACACAACAAAATACCACAGAATGAAGAGGATTGATacagaagtttcacttaaaaatttatttgaaatcatATTGTTGTCGCTGAAATTCGTCCGGGTGAATTACCACACtcacacagaataccggcgtgaagtagcggcctagtgccgctacgTTTCGCATAGGTTAATGTCGAGGACCGGATTCCATATCgcccccccccccttcccctTTCCTTAATATGACAGCGGTGCTCAAAGAGATTTTACctcaggagggtaccggctctaccagattcggagaatccctccccgagcattctcgctcgggctgcccgtcgtattctggggagagCATAGAActgcgcatgaccgaggacaaaggAGACAAACAGTAACACCCCGGCAACCCGCTCCACGCAGTGGAGTGCACAaagtggacttttgcaatatcaggggaattcactccaatttaaacgccatccaccaccaccttgagacgtcgcagccggccttgtgtttccttacggagacggagatatctcgacctagcgatacgtcatatttaacgtaccctgggtacaaaattgagcattaTTATTTGCCTCATGGGTATttcggggtatgtgtgtacgttagggaggctatctgctgtcgccgtctcggcaattttgagggtagggacctgtctactctttggctccgcgtagatttagaggatcgcgtccgcatctatgcgtgtggcTACAGGTCCCaaagtggtaacgcagaaaccgatcatctcatgggctgcgttcaagcggcaattgacgacgtgcttgcacagatcatctccgctgaaatcgtagtcttgggtgattccaacgggcacaatgccgaatgtcatggatcacgtaccacagactacgcagggcgatctgtgcatagttttttattggcgtatggtctgtcccaatttgttgagtcgccaacgcggctcccggaagtggatagccacatgtcgtccttattggatcttctgctgactacacatcccgatagttaccaggtctctgtcgacgcccctatCGGAACGTTCGACCATTGCTTGGTCAGGAGTGTattgcctatccgacgccaacgtcgcagaccaccagcgacccgccgcgtttggcactacaagtcaggagattgggataggatgcgttccttttttgcatcctacccttggggcaaggtttgtttcccttcggatgaatcccgttgcagtagccgatgtgatgctgcagggcatggatatttttataccaagctctgtagtaccgatcggtggcagatcacagccctggttcgatgagtcagttaaagcagcatctgactgcaaaaaacaggcgtatcgaacttgggttgcggcgctgggctcaacggatccgaactgcaaagttctaaagaggaaatataatcgtgcctccagatttttaagcggcaaatcgcccgtgcgaagtctaagcacgtcgtcaaaatcggtgagcagctttccaactatccgactggaacacgcaagttccggtcgttgtcgaaagctgctcttggtaacttcaaccagccgtccatgccgccgttgcacatgaggaatacCGTCTGGCCCATACCGCAAAaaagaaagccgagctcctgtgcgctcttttcgcctccaactcgactcttgacgacagcggaaaaacaccgccgactatcccgcggtgtcagagctctatgcctgaagtacagtgcagacagaaaactgttaggcgagctctgttttcgttggacgttaggaagtcgagcgggccggatggcacttctccaatcgtgcttagaacgtgtgcccctgagttgacgccggtgctaacgtgtttattccggcactctttttctaaaggcgtagtccctgactcgtggaagtcagcccttgtccatccgatccaaaaaaaaggagacagttcggatccggccaactatattgctattacctccctgctctccaaaatcatggagagcataattagccgccagctcttggtatacctggggatcaccagttgatcaacgaccgacagtacggctttcgccatggtcggttggCAGGTAATTTTCTGgaatacctaacacatagatgggcggcggctatggaaagcaagggggaagacCTGACAGTTAGCCTGAATATAGctaaggcctttgatcgtgtatggcacaaggcgctcctctcaaaacttccatcgcttgggcttcccaagagcttatacaagtggacctccagcttcgtaactgggcgcagcatacaggtcgttgtcgacggttattgctcgaacccgaagcccgtgaacgctggagtgccccaaggctatgtgctatctcccacgctgtttcttctgcatatcattgatatgttggacacctccaacatacattgctatgcagacgacagcactggtgatgccgtatacacgggacatgcaggtctctctcgggaaatcgttgatcagtgccgggagaaaattgtgtcttctatcgaatcctctcttgagaaggtcgcggaatagggtaaattgaaccttgtccaatttaacccccagaagactcaagtttgcgcgtttaccactaaaaaaaaaccatttgccgtatcaccgctctttgaaaacactttccttaaagcctcgcttagtatcggaatactgggtcttgaaaactcgagcgattgccaattccgtgtccatctggagggcaaagccaaattggcttcgaagaaaccgGGCGTCATTAATAGTGCACGGCAAAACTTCAAGCCGCCCCACAtcctagcgctctacaaaccCTACtctgcaggtccggccacacatggagtattgctgtcatctctggtctggcgcaccccagtatcagctcgatccatttgaccgcgttcaacgcagagcagctcgaattgtcggggactcagtactctgcgaacggctggatcacttggcgtagcgtagagacgtcgcttcattgtgtcttctaccgcatttatcacggggagtgttccgaagagctgtttaacctgattccagcctccgaattccaccttcgcacgacacgccacaggttaggatatcatcccgaccatctgaatgtgtggcggtcctccacattgcgtttttcaaagagctttcttccacgtactacaaagctgtggaatgagcttacttgtgcggtgtttccgggatgatacgacatgggtaccttcaaaaaaagcgcatactccttccttaaaggccggcaacgctcctgtgattcctctggtgttgcaagagattgtgggcggcagtgatcacttaacaccaggtgacccgtacgctcgtttgtcctcctattccataaaaaaaatcttagctGTCagagtcataataataattaaacatttcccagttggaggctcctttgcaccagatgccggctagattatgggtataccacaacggcgcctatttttgccgtgtagcagtaatgtgtatgcgttactgtgtttcgcgctgaagcgcgccgtaactagtgaaattactgggcaaatgagactcaacatcttatgtctcatggtgaagagcgcagttgtagtgccgcccagaatttttggggtttttcaagaaaccagagcggtattgcattgtaatgggcagagcgtatcaattaccatcagctgaacgtcctgctggtctcgtacctaattgtcattaaaaaaaaacaaacgtgAATATTACACCTAGGTTAGCTAGAACCTTCTATACTTCTATTCTTATGTATTCTGTGTTCGAGGACCCGGCGCGCCCCTATAGATGTATATTTAACTGTACGCAGAGATTGAGGATCTCAGTATGCATAAATTCTGACATACTCACCTAGTTAAGTAGTAGTACCTTAGATCATGCGGTTCGTACAAGACaatgtttttattgtataaatcaattttatatttgaacttTCTAAAATCGTTATAATCATCGTAAAATCAGCTCACATCATTCCGCTATAGGTATCTCTGGAAAAAACTCATAAACATGAAGTTTTAGTCGCGAATCGAATGCGCGCTCTTTACATTTATCGAATCGTGGTAGGTGCAAAAAAATTCCAAACCATGagtgtttgtttattatattaaaatatacaccAGTATGTAGTTatcaaattatcataatatgaaGGTCGGGTAACTTCTAATAGTTAAAGAGATCGGAAATATGCAGGTggcatatttttaatacaaagtaaCGGAATTGTTACATGTTAAGTTTTTAAACAAAACAGCCTTTAACTATGGAGATAAtacatagtatttttataaacgaAAGTGTAGCAAGTTAGGTGGCGGAGGCGGAGTAGCGCGTGGTCATGATATGAGCTGGAGGcgtttatatgtttattatatgtTTACCTAGCGATTTATGACTAAGATTTTGTATTGtacacaataaacaactagactctcaattgcctatttaaaaaaaggttgTACTTAatacttatacagataacattaaatcaaattaacaccttgtttcgtggcagtaatattcaaagtctattgtatacgctcacgACGCGAACACAgtgcaagaacattttgttttagcaattgaaatgtaattatttagcaaaatgattaaaaatgtcAAGCTAGTTTggtatgctgttatttggacactTTTACACTGAACTCATCGTCATTGCGTGGCGGTTTATTcgaagcgcggtcgaaacacaaccgaacaaaaactctgcctaaCGCGTAGGCAGAATTTTGCTTCAGACATTGATTTTCTGttcttgttttataatttatgacaCTGTTGCTGTAATAATGTAATGCTGTGAAATTGGTTCTATGGTAAATTCTTTTACCCagtttttttaaaggattagaaggacaaatgagcgtataGGTCACCACAGTGATGTTAGGTTTACTGCCGCTGCGAAGTAATCACAGGAGTATGGCCTGCCTTTTAGGATGATGTAGGTACGCGCTTTATTTAAAGTACTCATGTCATACCGTCCTGGAagcaccgcgcaaggaagcgcATTCCATAGATTGGTTGTATGTGACAGAAAGATCCTAGTTTGTGTCAAAGTGATTCATTATATCATACACTTTCCTTTCAGTTATCAAAATTGTTCGCTGAGCAAATACATGGACCGCCACAAAATAAAACCGGATAGTAAAGCGTTTAGTTTACTTCAAAGACTATTATTGATGGACCCTAATAGAAGAATAACATCCGAACAAGCTATGCAAGATCCCTACTTCTCCGAAGACCCTTTGCCTACTCAGGTTAGGTTAAAAACTTTGCTAAatccaaattattttttgaaaataagtgacAGAATAGCCTGCCGGATTGTAAGCTTCATCACCTGCCCACAACAGTGGAAATATGAGCGTAACCTACCGCAAAAAGACCTGATCAAACAGTGCCCATCACCCAGAAGAGATATGATGGAATATCGCATTGGCTCATTATTTCTTTGGCATCCACAACCCTTCAAACCAGAACTCAACTTAACAACTGctgttttgaagtgaaaacatctttagcggcgttgaacacttttcttgggatgggtataaaatgttaaactcgcgttaggacacgtgacctgatcgaaaattcgtaagacagtcgttgaaattaagGATGAAAGTTTttttgagagataaactttttaatgtagaataaatgtaatagttctgaaatgttaaaatttttatgtaatataaattgtcatttttgtgtacttttacACAatagcaattcgtgcgaaattatttcctaaccatttcaaaatattcaataatgcataacgttaatgttcaagttttcacttctgccggcactcctggAGTGCAACCTGTTATATTTTTGCATACTAGCGTGCATCCAACACCTTATCAGCAACATGTTTTATCCTGTTACTAAATATTACTTTTGTTAAGGATTGATTAAGTCAaagtgaatttaaaataaaaccgaTTGTAGTCATAGCACATACTatgttgataaaaataaatagaacttCACCTCACGATCCTGATGTGTGGGGTTCCACTACAGTGATGGAAGGAATGGGAGCTGAAGGAATTTCCTGCCACGTAAAAATAAGCTAAATAGAAAAACCGAATGAACCTGTTGATtttttgaaacaaatttatCCCAATAATGTTCTAGTTATGCTGTAATATGTTTCAGATTAAAtttatgagtaaataaaaacaagataAAATTAGACTTTGACATTGTAAAAAtcatacatacacactcacgccttgttcccgtcggggtaggcagagacaatagaatgccatttgcttctatccttacaaacctcacgcgcttcctctacattcattactcttttcatacatgctcgccggttgcgggtgcttcggacctctccttttctcaaaacgtccccaatttggtcgacgaatgttctacgaggtctcccgcgaccgacttgcccacacacatttgccttatatatttgaaggACATtgtaaaaatcatataaaaatattctgagtaTTGTTGCAGCTGGGAATACCTTTATGATGTGGATTTAAAATACTAGGCTACATTGGATTAAAATAAACTCTCTTTAATACGATATAAATTCATGATAAGATACTTTTTTCACATGAAAGCTAGAACattctaaatttaataaatactagctgacccggcaaacgttgttttgccatataaagtataattcacgcgatagttttataagtaataaaatattgcctatattatagcctgtacatcattttgttctattgtcaatactttttgcagcgcacgcaaaaataggttttcgattttacaccttgtgttacaaaatagcaattttattacggatccctaattttgaaaaaaaacatataaaaaataacataaaaagcctatagccttcctcgataaatggactacccaacactgaaagaatcattcagatcggaccagtagtaccagagattagcgcgttcaaacaaacaaacaaacaaacactgcagctttataatattagtatagattaaacaTTGGATTTTtgacacttatttttttttatttagagcattggtaacaagaccatgagctcaaaccaaaatacaataaaagatgaatatttaaatcatttttgcaattattatattcgcatatattattatgtcaatgacatttcattacatataatGAGcggaaaatacttaatttatatagcatattttatatttttaatctttctCTTCGACTATcatgaattttttatataagtgggGATAAATGGGCTAGAGACTCATTTGATGGGAAGTGACCTCAACCAGGGGTATGtatacttaaagttaatttaccTTTCTGCAGGATGTGTTCGCTGGTTGCCAAATACCGTATCCGAAGCGTGAGTTTTTGACGGACGATGACCAAGATGACAAGGGTGATTCAAAAGCAAGGCAGAATCAGCAACAACAGCAGCAGCAACAACAACCTAATGTAAgttttagatatttatttatttatttatttattaaggacaaTCAACGGGTtacaattaatcattattaaactaaacaaaatgaggtacttacatattaattgttaaattgtagACCCACTTAGAGGTTGCCACAGCTTGCAAAAGAGATACTAGTTAGAAGCAGAAGAAACGAAAAAGTAGAGAGACAAGATATTATAAGATCCAACAAGCTGTAACAGTTGGTTCTAGTACAATGAACAAATAACACACAATTGGagctaacataaaaataaaatcaaaaaaaccctaataataaaattttcaaaatctaGTACAATGAACAGATAATACACAATTAGAgctaactttaaaataaaatcaaagaaacctaataataaaattttcagaaaCCCAAATacgaataaaaagaaataatacgaaatactcAAAAGATACTAAACCGTTTCGTCACTATATTGTGAATGAAAGTGGtccgttatatatatatattatatatattatctgaTAATGACCATGGACCACATGGATTCGGaagtgtttaataaataaataataaatatttgcacatatttttgtttcataaaTCAGTGGCTAAATAAAAAAGGAtctattttcaaagtgaaaatttcttttggCGCATCGCACACAAATTTTTTATAGGTAGTAGgttacgatacgacatgggtaccttcaaaaaaagcgcgtacaccttccttaaaggccggcaacgctcctgtgattcctctggtgttgcaagagattgtgggcggcggtgatcacttaacaacaggtgacccgtacgctcgtttgtcctcctattccataaaaaaaaaagttaggcTGATTCGTCAAGCTCTGAGGTGAAAGACTCGATCGGGTGAATTCGGGACCGCCGAGTGTGCCCGAGCGAGAAGATACAGTTGCTGCTCTTCGCTGTTTTTTCGCTctgtttattgtattatattatgacgtaataaatagtaattaatagtCGTAATAAttgatacataataattattattttaacaaatcttTGGTTTCCATTGTGAGGTTAGTGtgtttatatattgaaaaaaaaaatatttataaacccaTTGTATCCTTCGTAGAATACgaaaacgaaaataaataattggatTTATAtagaattcaataaataataataatactatccataataatactatatagtactgtataatattattaactacatatatatgtcttaatatatatatttcttttgtgcgtctgttctAACTGAACTCtacctaaacggctggaccgatattgatgatttttttgtgtgaccCAGTGAATTTGAcattggtttagattcttaattccgtccatataatattattctcctgctcatgtgtatgttagtgaactcctcttaacggctggaaagatttttcaaataagacgtgtgtacagcacacagtctgtcgggtccactagtatttatataaattgattgcAATGGCCAATGAAGTTTCCACTACTGCTGTGcagtcatattttttttgtaatagtatGATATAATTATGATAAAGAAAATAGAGTTGTTGTAGTTTTGACTATTCTCTTTTTCTTTCAGACTCAGCAGAACCAAGTGCAGGCAAACAGCCATGACCATGCAGCCAACAATGCAAAAAGAATGAGAATGTCTGGTAATGCCTATTctttataaagttatatttataacaatgttaaaaatatgaatCTTAATTGCCATTGTCGCCATCAGATACTAAAACCGCGCAGAATATACTTAAATTCACAGTAATTTCGAGATACATACACAATAGTGAGAGTTTAAtgcctagataatttataatttaaacttcTAGAAAGATTACTTATTTCTTGCTAGAttaccgatgaaaacaggccaggtttattacttttgtgtatctgacgagctacgtcttacactcgcgattggtatgtcactttgtgttagtgtgcgtgcattgctcagaATAGAGGATAACTGCTAACCTCAattgttttcgacgttttcacagttgtgacagtatatctagacgtataaatattagtttaaatgTTCTCTGAGAGTTctacattgaaattataattttttgcttactagatattttattataagctGTCAGTTATGACCTCAATGTGCAGCAGCATGTGTAGCTGATTTTCTCTTGTGCAGGTCAGAACCAAGGCAACAATCCTCAAGGCGGTCAACAGGAGTTCCATCAACAACAACAAATGATGTTCGGTGGCCAGCAACAAGGCGCGGGATCTCAACAACAACAGAACTTTCAGCAGCGATTTTAATTGAACAACATACAGTTCTTACTTATCTTATTGGATCGCCATGATATGTCGTAATAAAATGCCATAcatatattattgaagtgaaacttctttatcgaggTTTGAGAGAAATCTTATAGCAatgtcgtcacgattttcggttacgcgccatattgttttttctatcaAAGTTCAGTATGGTGTCGTAAAGAATAATACATTagtttgaaagtgataaaataaaaagacttgTTTGTAtgcatatctatactaataaaataactgTAGTTACATACGGACATTTTTTTCTTAAGCCTTATCTATGCAATTTCTGTGAAGTtgtaaatagtagaaaaatgaTATTTCATGAAGATGTTTCATTTCTtaccatagataatacactatatactaGATATATGTGCaactcatgtttttattttgtaaaatcagtgtatccaggccaagagatggcgctgcgttatttttacgctcttagcgtaccgtcgctagatggcgctagttatgtttacagtttttactttttactattgttgtagaccgtattgaatgcatattgatgtttgttttgtgtgggtgGAAATTATTATTCGTTTAAGTTCAGCAGTCACCTTTATATAAGGAGAGCCATTCAATGATTACAACACGATAGTCAAgtctttaataagtaagttaagtgagttttttgctatcactagctctatctatccatctatcatgtatgttaaattatcgccatcgtggtgaagttgcagcgtacctaattaaataggtggcagcacttttaatgcaaattttttgcatgtgccaatgtagggaaGTTGCACCCCCCTACTTCTTACCTGTGCACTCTGTACAcacacatatttattttaacatcatGTCGCATATGGAGCGCTTCCATATAATATGTAGGTTCATAAAAATCTTTAACGCGTGTCACTTTCGTCGTTGGGGTATTTCTCAAGGATCGTTCTCCCCAACAACTTACAACCAAGCTTGAATTAACTGTCTTGCGCTGTTTCCAGAACGATAGGAAAGGGTTTTTTTAACGCttttatgattcctctggtgttgcagagaGCATGTACGCCGGTGATCAGGTGGCATAGATGTGCTTTAGTCATCGTATAAAAACTTCTAGTCGATACAATATCGTGTTGAAATTTTGAATAAGACGTAGGTAGAGGCGAAGGGACTTTTGGTTATACACTAAATACAAGTATATTGCTACATAAGCTGACAAATGGAAAGTTTCCAAAAGATGCATCAAAAAAGTGCGATTATTTTATTGGTTGGATAAGTGTGAATTGTAGATTCTCGCCTCTACTAAGTACTGTAAAAAGTcatattgtaataaatgttttatttttattaaaatattgtttgggGTTAAATTGCATCCAATGGTTTGGCAGTAATGAATGGCCACCCCATGGCTGCCCTGcttataattatctatatatatgtatgtaattaattttaggtcaacttaaatacaaaaaactgattatattttgttcttacATCACAATATTTCTTTTCTAACCTTAGGCACCGACAAGACGTTTTTCACTTCCTTTTACTCGACGAGATGGTTCTTGTATTCGACTTTGCATATTCACTACCATTTTCGTAGGTTGGTTCCTGTCCTGGCTATAAAGCTATTGTCAAGCAGACAGCGAACCGAAAGCTTGGCAGAGCgatttcattttgttatgtatatagtatcgtcaaagaatatataatagtacatcTACGGAAGTCTCGCTccgcaaaataaattaaagaaatagagaCTTACGGTCAAATTATAAGGTTTAAtacagatcgcacagcgctactaactAACTACATTCTTATTAACCTGGTAg
Above is a genomic segment from Leptidea sinapis chromosome 35, ilLepSina1.1, whole genome shotgun sequence containing:
- the LOC126975214 gene encoding cyclin-dependent kinase 8, whose amino-acid sequence is MGDNYQNKIMAPVMMDYEFKMKTQNERSKVEDLFDFEGCKVGRGTYGHVYKARRKDGSDTKDYALKQIEGTGLSMSACREIALLRELKHSNVINLIRVFLSHTDRKVWLLFDYAEHDLWHIIKFHRAAKASKKSVMVPKGMVKSLLYQILDGIHYLHSNWVLHRDLKPANILVMGEGPERGRVKIADMGFARLFNAPLKPLADLDPVVVTFWYRAPELLLGARHYTKAIDIWAIGCIFAELLTSEPIFHCRQEDIKTSNPYHHDQLDRIFNVMGFPQEKDWEDIRKMPEHATLVKDFKRSNYQNCSLSKYMDRHKIKPDSKAFSLLQRLLLMDPNRRITSEQAMQDPYFSEDPLPTQDVFAGCQIPYPKREFLTDDDQDDKGDSKARQNQQQQQQQQQPNTQQNQVQANSHDHAANNAKRMRMSGQNQGNNPQGGQQEFHQQQQMMFGGQQQGAGSQQQQNFQQRF